In a genomic window of Gossypium arboreum isolate Shixiya-1 chromosome 9, ASM2569848v2, whole genome shotgun sequence:
- the LOC108454118 gene encoding cysteine proteinase inhibitor-like: protein MATLGGISQVDGSANSLEIENLARFAVDEHNKKGNTMLQFKKVTNVKQQVVSGTMYYITLEAMDGDKTKVYEAKVWDKPWMDFKELQDFKVIGDAPAGCTSTA, encoded by the exons atggcTACTTTGGGTGGAATTAGCCAGGTCGATGGAAGCGCCAATAGCCTGGAGATTGAAAACCTCGCTCGTTTTGCTGTTGATGAACACAACAAGAAAGgg AATACGATGCTGCAGTTTAAGAAGGTGACGAATGTAAAACAACAAGTGGTTTCTGGGACTATGTATTACATAACATTGGAGGCGATGGATGGTGACAAGACGAAAGTTTATGAAGCCAAGGTGTGGGACAAGCCATGGATGGATTTCAAGGAGTTACAGGATTTCAAGGTTATTGGCGATGCTCCCGCCGGTTGTACTTCCACCGCTTAA